AAGCACTACTAGCTGTTCTGTCCGGGGAGGTTGTGGACGGGTGAGCCAGGTCTCGGCTGAGGGATCTTGAACAGGTGAGGGCCTTCCGGTTCGGTGTGGATTGCGACGTCTACACCTGACCGAAAGGCCCTCGTGCCCCACCGTAATGCACCCCTGACCGAGACTGGACGGCTGCGCCTGGCCCGCTGCGTGGTCGAGGACAACTGGCCCCTTCGACGCGCCGCGGAACGTTTCCAGGTCTCACCCACCACGGCCCAGCGCTGGGCCGACCGCTACCGCACACACGGCGAGGCGGGCATGAGCGACCACTCCTCCCGTCCGCACACCAGCCCGCGCCGCACCCCGACCCGCACCGAACGCCGGATCATCAAGGTCCGCGTCCTGCGCCGCTGGGGACCGGCCCGCATCGCCCACCTGCTGCACCTGGTGCCCTCGACCGTGCACCGCGTCCTGACCCGCTTCGGCCTGGCCCGCCTCACCCACCTGGACCGGGCAACGGGCCGCGTCATCCGCCGCTACGAACGCGCCAGGCCCGGCGAGCTGGTCCACGTGGACATCAAGAAACTCGGCAACATCCCCGACGGCGGTGGCCACAAGGTGCTGGGCCGCCAGGCCGGGCGCAAGAACCGCGCGGGCGCCGGCTACAGCTACCTGCACACCGCCGTCGACGACCACTCCCGCCTCGCCTACAGCGAGATCCACGCAGACGAGAAGAAGGAGACCGCCACCGGCTTCTGGCAGCGGGCCCACACCTTCTTCACCGAGTACGGGATCACCATCGAGCGGGTGCTGACGGACAACGGCTCCTGCTACCGCTCACGCCACTGGCGCGACGCTCTCGCGGCGGCCGGGATCGTCCACAAACGAACCCGGCCCTACCGGCCGCAGACCAACGGCAAGGTCGAACGCTTCAACCGCACCCTGCTCGACGAGTGGGCCTACGCCCGCACCTACCGATCGGAGACCGAACGACGGGAGGCATTCCCCGGCTGGCTGCACACCTACAATCACCACCGCGGACACACCGCGCTGAAGGGCCAACCACCCGCCAGCCGCGTCCCCAACCTCACGGGTCAGTACAACTAGCTCACGTCCCGCACCCAGGGGGTCTTGGCGTCGACCCGGCTGCTCTTCTGCACGTCCCAGCTGCCGTAGCGCGGGTTGATGTCGACGTCGAGCGACTTGGAGGCGTCGGAGAGCGACTTCCAGAAGACGGCCTTGCCGGTGCTGGTGTTCATGTCGGCACCGAGGGCCGCGGCCAGCTTCTGCGCCCGCACCTCCGTGCGCAGGCTCTCGTCGAGCCGCGCGGGCGCCACCCCGTACTGCCGCAGCCAGGCGGTGCGCAGCTCCTGGGCGCCGCCGGCCTGCTGCTCCAGGGAGGTGCGCATCGTCTGCACGTCCCGGTCGGTGACCGTGACGCCCGCGTCCTTCGCGGCCCGGTTCAGGACCCGGTCGAGGACGAGGGTGTGCAGGGTGTCCCGGGTGAGGCTGCTGGTGCGGGCGACCTCCTGGGCGTACTGGGTCTGGTCCCCGGTGGCGGTCCGCTGGGCGGTGCGCACCTCCTCCACCCTGTTCTCCAGCTGGGCGACCGTGATCCGCTGTCCGCCGACGACGGCCGCGGCACCTGGGTGGGAGTCGCTTCCGCAGGCGGTGAGGACGGGGGCCGCGAGAAGGGCGGCGCTGAGGGCGATCGCGGTGCGACGGCGGTGCAAGGTGGGCCTCCCGGAGGTTGTGCATGCCAGGTGCGACGCGCAGCGTCTCCTTGAGGGGTGGTGGTCGGGCGACGGGCGGGCGCACAAGGTCTTGCGGTGATCGATGGTAGGCAGTGGCCGAGCTGCGGCCAAGGCATTGGACCAACGATTCGCGACGACTTCGGGCACCGCCCGCCCCCTTACGACCGGGCACCGCGCGCCCGCACGAGCAGCCCCCCGGCCGTCAGCCGCGGACCTGCCCCAGCCACTGGAGTGTGCGGCGGATCTCCGCGGCCAGGGGGTGGCCCGGGCCGTGCTGTCGTTCGACGTCGGCCAGGAGGCGGCCCAGGATGTCGTGCGCGGCGCCGCGGTCGCCGAGGGCGAGCAGCAGGTGCCCGATGCGGCGCCGGAGTTCGAGCGCGGTCGCGGGGTCGCCGCCGACGTACCTGTTCTCGTAGTACGGCAGCAGCGCGCGGTACTCGGCGAGCGCGGCGGCGGGTTCGCCGAGCTGTTCGAGGCACTGGGCGGCCTCGTAGCGGAAGCGCAGCGACTGGGTGTCGGCCTGGCCGGCCTCGGCGGCGCGTTCGTCGGCGAGGCGGCGCAGCTCGGGCAGGGCGCGGCGGTACTGCCCGTCGTCCATGAGCGTGGCCGCGTACTGCTTGCGCAGGGTGCGGACGACGGGTGAGTGCTCGCCGTGCTCGGCGGCGGCGGCCGGGAGGATCGAGCCGAGGATGTCGACGGCCTGGGTGATGCGGCCCTCGCCGAGCAGCCGCTTGACCTCGTCGACGGCGCCCGCGACATCGGGCTTCTCGACGTTCTCCGCAGCGGGCGTGGCCTGCGGTTGGGACGCGGGGGTGCGCGCGCGGTCCGGCCAGGGGGCGTGCGGACGCAGGAAGGGGCGCGTGGGGTCGAGCGGGGCACCGGTGGGCAGGCCGCGCGCCGGGAGCAGGGGCAGCAGCGCCTCGTACGTCTCCTGCGCGGAGGCGGGCCGGTGCAGCGGGTCCTTGGCGAGCAGCCGCAGCACCAGCGTCTCCATCGCCTCGGGGACCTCCGGGCGCAGCCGGCGCACGGGCAGCGGCGGCTCGTAGAGGTGGCGGTGGAGGACGCCGAGGGCGGTGGTGCCGGTGAACGGCACGTTGCCGCTGAGCAGTTCGTGCATCAGCACGCCGAGTGCGTACAGGTCGGTGTACGGGCCGACGGCGCCGCCCATCGCCTGCTCGGGCGCCATGTAGGCGGGGCTGCCGATGGGCGAACCGGTGTGCGTGAGGCGGGTGGTGTCGGTGTCCATGACGTGCGCGACGCCGAGGTCGAGCACGGTGACCGTGCCGTCCTGCTTGACCATCACGTTCCGCGGCTTGAGGTCGCGGTGGACGATCGGCACGGCGTGCACCGCGGAGAGCACGGCGCACAGCTGCGCGGCGACGGCGGCCACCCACTGCCAGGGGTAGGGGTCGTGCTCGGCGAGGTGGTCGGCGAGGTCGGCGCCGTCGACGTACTGCATGACGAGGAACAGCTCCTCGCCCTCGCTGCCCGCGTCGTGCACCGTGACCAGGCCCGGGTGGTCGACCTGGGCGGTGACCCGGCACTCGCGCACGAACCGGCGGCGCAGTTCGTCGGCCTCCTGGCCCGCGACCTTGTCGGGCCGCAGCAGCTTGACCGCCACGCGCCGGTCGAGGCGGCGGTCGTACGCCGTCCAGACCTGGCCCATGCCGCCCTGCCCGATGAGGGTGGACAGCTCGTAGCGGCCGGCGACTATCCGCCCGGTTCCGGTGCCGGTGCCCGTGCCGGGGGTGGCCACACTCACCTGTCACCCTCCTGCTTGCGCAGGTAGTCGCTGAGCTCGTCCAGTTCGGCGCGGACCTGGTCGATCCGGGCCGGTCCTGGCCGGCCCGCGGTGTTCTCGGCGGAGTTGGGTATCGGCGTGGAGGCGGGGCCGGGCTGGTACGGGGGCTGCGGCTGCGGCGCCGGGGCGGCCTGGGTGGCGGCGTACGGCTGCGGCGGTATCGGGGTCTGCCGGTTCGCGTAGGGCTGCTGCGGCGGGGCCGGGTAGCCGTAGCCCTGCCGGGGTCCGGGCGGGTACACCGCGCCGGTCTGCGGGCCCGGCCCGTACAGCGGGGACTGCCTGCGCCGCATGTCGAAGAGGATGTAGTAGGTGCCGCTGCCCGCGCCGAGGAGCAGCAGGACGATGATCCCCACGTCGGTGAGGGGGTTCGATTCCGGGAGCGAGCCGACGACGGCGAAGCAGGTGATGATCAGCGGCACGCTCACCACCGCGAACAGCCAGTCCCGCGCGCGGCGGCTCAGCACGGCGATGCGGAACAGCGGCAGGAAGGAGAGCAGTCCGATGGAGAAGAAGCTGCCGAGGAAGACCAGCACGCGAATGGCGATGACCGAGCCCGGGGTGCGGGCGGGCGGCTGCATGCCGTGGCCGTACATGACTGCTCCTGGGACCGGGCGGGATACCGACGGACGGTACGGGTTTCGGAGTCAGAGCGTATAACCCGCCTCGGACAACCGGTCACGGGTTGCGCGTAACCGTTGTGCCACCGATGGCCTTCGCGCTCCCGCGCGCCCCCTGGCGGGCCGTCACTCCGGCAGCAGGCTCCCGTCGGTCAGTCCGTCGTGCATCCCGCGTACGAGCTGGGCGCCGAGGCGCCCCGCCTGCCGCAACTCCTCCTCGAACCGGGCCAGTTCACGGAAGCGCCGGCCGTAGGGGCGTTGCTGTTCCAGTGGCAGCCGGGGCAGTTGCAGCCGGCGTACGTCGAGCCGGGCGGAGGTGGAGGCGTAGCTGCTGGCCTGGCGGTGGTTGGCGGTGCCGCGCAGGAATCCGGCGAGGAACCAGGGGTCGAGGGCGGCGGGGTCGGGCCGCAGCAGGGTGAGGTTGCGGCCGAGCGCGGCGCCCGCGGCCCTCTCGTCGACGACGCGGGCGACCGGGCCGCCGCCGAGCACCGGGACGACGACGTCCCCGGCGGCCAGCAGCACCGGCTCCTCCGTGGCGTCCGGGAGGGTGCCCGAGGGGGCGTCGCCCGCGAGGACGTCGTGGTCGGTGAGCACGCGTGCGTGGGGGCCGCCGGTGCCGCCGGTGCGCAGCACCAGGGCGCCGCCGCGGGCGAGTTCGCCGACGGTGGTGAGCGGCCAGCGGGCGGGTTCGGCGCTGTCGGCGGCGGGCGGGGTGAGGTCGGCGGTGAGCCGCAGGGTCTGGCCGAGACGTCTGCGGACCTCGGTGAGGTGTGCGGCGCCGCCGTCCGGGGCGGGCGGCGGCAGATGGCGGGCGGGGGCCAGATCGACGTCGTCGTCCAGGAGTTCGACGACGGGCAGCGCGCGGCTGACGCCGGGCCGCTCCGCGGCGGCGCCGGTGCGGTCGAAGTCGTGCCAGGTGTCCAGGACGGCCTCGCGCACCGCCTGCCAGTCGGGGCCGCCGCGTCCCTCGGCGGCGGCCGCGCCGGTGTCCACGAGCAGCACCCGCGGCTGGGCGGGCGCCCGGTCCGGGCGGCGCAGCACCCACAGGTGCAGCGGGATGCCGTGCGGCGGCGCCGCCCCGACCGGCAGCGCGACCACCGCGCGCAGGGTGCCCCGGCGCAGCAGATCGGCGCGGATGCGGCGGCCGGAGCGGCGGGAGGCGGCGGCGGGCGGCATCAGCAGCACGGCGGTGCCGCCGTCCTTCAGCCGGGCAAGCGCGTGCTGCACCCAGGCCAGTTCGGACTCGGTGCGGGCCGGGAAGCCGTACTCCCAGCGCGGGTCGTAGGCGAGTTCCTCGTGGCCCCAGTTGCGCTCGTTGAACGGCGGGTGGCACAGCACGACGTCGGCCCGGAGGCTGTCGTACGCGTCCGCCCGGATGCTGTCGCCCGCGGCGGCGCGGACGACCGCGCGGCCGTGCAGGGCGAGCCGCAGCGCGGTGAGCGCGGCGAGTTCGGGGGCGGCGTCCTGGCCGTACAGGGTCTGCTCGGGCGCGGGGGCGATCGCGCGGAGCAGGGCGCCGGTGCCGCAGGCGGGGTCCAGGGCGGTGCGGGCGGGCCCGGCCAGTTCGGCCATCAGGGCGGCGAGACCGGCCGGGGTGAGCGTGTACTGGCGCGGGCCCGCGTCCAGGTGCCGGCCGAGCAGGAACTCGTACGTCTGCCGGGCGCCCAGTTCGGCGGCGAGGTCGACGGTGGAGCGCAGCAGCGGGGCGGACGGGCGCAGCGCGGCGGCGTCGGGGACGCGGACGGCGGGGGTGCGCAGGGCGCCGAAGCGGGCGGTGAGCACCTGTTCGAGGTGGCCGGGCAGGAGGCGGGCGAGCCGGTCGTCGGAGCCGGCGGAGGTCTCCAGCCAGACGGTGGGCCGGGTGTGGATGAGCAGCAGGACGCAGCCGGCGTGCAGCAGGCCGGTGACGGGGCCCTCCGGGTGGCCGGCGAGCTGCTGCCAGACCCGCTCGCGCAGCGGGACCTCGGCGAGTTTGCCCTGGCCGCGCAGCCATTCCTCGACCTCGGCGAGGGCGAAGGCGGGGCTGTTCTCGGTGCCGCCGACGGGCTTGGGGAAGTCCGCATGGCGGCGGCGCCAGTTGCTGACGGCGGCGCGGCCGACGCCCGCGAGCCGCGCGATGCCGGCGGCGGTCACCTCTGTGGCGTTGTCCTGCACGAGACCCCCACCCTCCTCGGCCTCCGGCCGTCTGTGGCGCCGATGATACCGACGCATCCGTAAGACCGGCATTCACGGTCGTGTACACACCGCCTGATGAGTTCCTGGTTGACTCGGTTCACAAGCTCTGCTGTGATTGACCCCGCAACGGGCGACCGCCGGAGGGGGGCGGTCGCCCGTGTCCGGACAACCGAGGGGGAGGAAGATCACCATGGGCATGAAGGGCAAGATCGCGCTGGGTGTGGTCGTCGGAGTCGTCGTCATCGGCGTCGTCTCGACCGCCGGCGGGGGCGACGACGGCGACGGCGGCAAGGGCACGTCGGCGTCGGCGAAGCAGGACTCCGGTTCCGCTTCCGGTTCCGGCAAGGGGGACGCCAAGAAGGCCGACGCCGAGAAGAAGGCGGCGTTCGGCGGCGACGGCACCTACCAGGTCGGCAAGGACGTCAAGCCGGGCACCTACCGCACGACGGGCAACACGGACGACATGTGTTACTGGGAGCGCGCCAAGGACGCCTCCGGCGACATGGACTCGATCCTGGCCAACGACAACGTCACGGGCTCGAGTTACGTGACGGTCAAGGCGAGCGACAAGCTCCTCAAGTCCGAGGGCTGCCACGACTGGGAGGCGGTCGACCCGAAGGCCAAGGGCAAGCCGTCCACGGCCGGCTTCAAGGGCGACGGCGGCATGCTCCGCGTGGGCGTCGACATCGCCCCGGGCACCTACCGCTCGACCGGCAACACCGACGACCAGTGCTACTGGGAGCGCGACAAGGACGCCCTCCACGGCATGGACTCCATCCTCGCCAACGACAACGTCACGGGCACGGCGGTCGTGACGATCGGCTCGGGGGACGCCTACTTCAAGACCGCGGGCTGCGCGGACTGGAAGAAGGCGGGCTGAGGACGGCTCCCTCCCGCTCGGCGCCGGCCGGCACCCCCAGTGCCGGCCGGCGTCGTCGTCAGCTGGCGTCAGTCGGCGTCAGTCGGCGTGGAAGCGGGACGGGGCGTTGGTGGGGTTGCCGCCGGTGGGGAGTTTCTGGTCGGGGCAGGCAGAAAGGACCTTCTTCATCGCGGACTTCTCCGCCGACGTCACCCACAGGCCGTACTTCTTCTTCACCGCCACCTGCGCGGCGACGTACGTGCAGCGGTACTTCTTGTACGGCGGCAGCCAGGTCGCGGTGTCGCCGTCGCCCTTGCTGCGGTTGGGCGTGGCGCCCACCGCGAGCAGGTTCAGCGGGTCGTTGGCCAGCGCTATCCGCTTGGCCGGGTCCCAGTACTTGGCGCCCTTCTGCCAGGCGTCGGACAGCGCCACGAGATGGTCGATGTCCACCTGGCTGCGGCCCCGGGTGAACGTCACCGCCTTCCCGCTGTACGGGTCGGGGTCCAGCTCGCCCGAGGCGACCTTGCAGTCCCCGTCGGTGTACTTCACGTCCTCCAGGTCCCGGCGCAGGATGTCGTCCCGGGTGTCGCAGCTGTTGGAGTCGGTGTCGGCCCAGGCGCTGCCGAAGCGTTCCCTGCTGTAACCGGTCTTGGGCGCCCTGCCCTTGACGGTCAGCGCGTCGGCGGCGGCGAGGGCGCTGCCGTGGGCCGCCGCCGTCTCCTTCGGCTCCTGGCCCGGGGAGCCCGTCCCCGTGT
The DNA window shown above is from Streptomyces sp. NBC_00670 and carries:
- a CDS encoding N-6 DNA methylase, encoding MQDNATEVTAAGIARLAGVGRAAVSNWRRRHADFPKPVGGTENSPAFALAEVEEWLRGQGKLAEVPLRERVWQQLAGHPEGPVTGLLHAGCVLLLIHTRPTVWLETSAGSDDRLARLLPGHLEQVLTARFGALRTPAVRVPDAAALRPSAPLLRSTVDLAAELGARQTYEFLLGRHLDAGPRQYTLTPAGLAALMAELAGPARTALDPACGTGALLRAIAPAPEQTLYGQDAAPELAALTALRLALHGRAVVRAAAGDSIRADAYDSLRADVVLCHPPFNERNWGHEELAYDPRWEYGFPARTESELAWVQHALARLKDGGTAVLLMPPAAASRRSGRRIRADLLRRGTLRAVVALPVGAAPPHGIPLHLWVLRRPDRAPAQPRVLLVDTGAAAAEGRGGPDWQAVREAVLDTWHDFDRTGAAAERPGVSRALPVVELLDDDVDLAPARHLPPPAPDGGAAHLTEVRRRLGQTLRLTADLTPPAADSAEPARWPLTTVGELARGGALVLRTGGTGGPHARVLTDHDVLAGDAPSGTLPDATEEPVLLAAGDVVVPVLGGGPVARVVDERAAGAALGRNLTLLRPDPAALDPWFLAGFLRGTANHRQASSYASTSARLDVRRLQLPRLPLEQQRPYGRRFRELARFEEELRQAGRLGAQLVRGMHDGLTDGSLLPE
- a CDS encoding SurA N-terminal domain-containing protein; amino-acid sequence: MHRRRTAIALSAALLAAPVLTACGSDSHPGAAAVVGGQRITVAQLENRVEEVRTAQRTATGDQTQYAQEVARTSSLTRDTLHTLVLDRVLNRAAKDAGVTVTDRDVQTMRTSLEQQAGGAQELRTAWLRQYGVAPARLDESLRTEVRAQKLAAALGADMNTSTGKAVFWKSLSDASKSLDVDINPRYGSWDVQKSSRVDAKTPWVRDVS
- a CDS encoding IS481 family transposase; amino-acid sequence: MPHRNAPLTETGRLRLARCVVEDNWPLRRAAERFQVSPTTAQRWADRYRTHGEAGMSDHSSRPHTSPRRTPTRTERRIIKVRVLRRWGPARIAHLLHLVPSTVHRVLTRFGLARLTHLDRATGRVIRRYERARPGELVHVDIKKLGNIPDGGGHKVLGRQAGRKNRAGAGYSYLHTAVDDHSRLAYSEIHADEKKETATGFWQRAHTFFTEYGITIERVLTDNGSCYRSRHWRDALAAAGIVHKRTRPYRPQTNGKVERFNRTLLDEWAYARTYRSETERREAFPGWLHTYNHHRGHTALKGQPPASRVPNLTGQYN
- a CDS encoding HNH endonuclease family protein, with product MRRWRGGVAVAALALATVSGCKVDDTGTGSPGQEPKETAAAHGSALAAADALTVKGRAPKTGYSRERFGSAWADTDSNSCDTRDDILRRDLEDVKYTDGDCKVASGELDPDPYSGKAVTFTRGRSQVDIDHLVALSDAWQKGAKYWDPAKRIALANDPLNLLAVGATPNRSKGDGDTATWLPPYKKYRCTYVAAQVAVKKKYGLWVTSAEKSAMKKVLSACPDQKLPTGGNPTNAPSRFHAD
- a CDS encoding serine/threonine-protein kinase is translated as MSTLIGQGGMGQVWTAYDRRLDRRVAVKLLRPDKVAGQEADELRRRFVRECRVTAQVDHPGLVTVHDAGSEGEELFLVMQYVDGADLADHLAEHDPYPWQWVAAVAAQLCAVLSAVHAVPIVHRDLKPRNVMVKQDGTVTVLDLGVAHVMDTDTTRLTHTGSPIGSPAYMAPEQAMGGAVGPYTDLYALGVLMHELLSGNVPFTGTTALGVLHRHLYEPPLPVRRLRPEVPEAMETLVLRLLAKDPLHRPASAQETYEALLPLLPARGLPTGAPLDPTRPFLRPHAPWPDRARTPASQPQATPAAENVEKPDVAGAVDEVKRLLGEGRITQAVDILGSILPAAAAEHGEHSPVVRTLRKQYAATLMDDGQYRRALPELRRLADERAAEAGQADTQSLRFRYEAAQCLEQLGEPAAALAEYRALLPYYENRYVGGDPATALELRRRIGHLLLALGDRGAAHDILGRLLADVERQHGPGHPLAAEIRRTLQWLGQVRG